GGTGCCGACATGCGCGGCCAGCAGCACGTGGGGGATTTGGGCGAGCATGGGGTTGGTGAGGTCCTGGACCATGAGCTGCATCCCGTGGGTTTTAGCCCAGCAGGCGCTGAGGATGGCTCCGGTTTGGGTCTTGCAAGTTTTGAGTGCCACGCCGGTCCAGCCCAACGACTGCCCCAGACGGATGAGTTTCCAATCGTGGGCGCTCTCGTCGAGGAAGAGCGGCTTGCGGGCGGAGACGCTGTGCACCTCCCAGGGATGGGCTTCGAGGTCATAGGGGAAGGGCTGCTCGACGTACAGCAACAGATCAAACAGGGCAGGATGCACGGCCCGGAGGCGATCCAGGATTTCGTTGACGTAAGCGGGATCGGTAACGGTGCAGTTAAAATCGGCGGACAGGTGGAGCACGCCGTTTTCGCGGGCCAGTTGGCCCACGCGGAGCAGGCGTTGATAGTCCCAGTCGGCATCGTTGCCGCGCAGCTTGACTTTGAGACATTGCAAACCGTCCCGCTGAATCCAGTCGCCGAGGAGGATGGGATAGCCATCGCGGGGATCGTCTTCAGTCAATTCGGCGGGGTCCAGCTTGTCCAGGCCGCCCACCAGGTGCCACGCCAGCAAGGATTGGGGCGGTTGGGGCGTTAGAAAATCCGCCGGGTACTTGCCGCGAAAAAGAGTGGGGGACATGCCTTCCGCCGGCTCAAGGAAAGAGGCCAGGTCCCGGTTCATGTACCCGGCGGAGTAGAGTTGATAAACTGGTTGTTGGAGCAGATGCCCGAAGGCGTCATGGACGGCCAGATCAAAGGCCGAACAGGCAACCAGCGCGGCCAGCCACGGCATGGGTTCACTCTGGCCTTCGTTGTGCAGGCGGAGCAGACCGGGCAGCACGTGCAGTTGAAAATCGTGCCCCACCTCCAGGGGGTGTCCCCAGGCCTCGAAGTCGGCCCAGGCGGCGGCCAGGCGCACACAGAAGTTTTTCAGCAGGTGATGGCGCTCGGCGTAGGGCCGGGGGCTGGGCCAGACCCATTGGACACTGAGCGGGGTTTCCCCCCAGCCTGCAGCGCGGCGTCCGTAGCGGTCCATGACGTGGATTTTGACGCGCACGCAGGTCACGCTGGTGAGCGTTTCCGGGCCGAACTTGAGGGGCACACGCGTGTGCACCGGCAGCCAGTACACCGCGGCGCCCACCACGCGAATATCGGTTGCCTTGGCCATGCGGAATTTTGCGAAGGCAGGCGCCCGCCGCCTGCCGGGGCGCTGCCGGTTCAGGCTTCGCCGTTGGCGCGGCGAAAGATTTCCAGTTGATCCACCACGTTGATGTGATGGGCCTGGAGGGTTTGGACGGCGCGGTCGGGGTCGTCAAAGCGGAAGACCAGCACGCCTTTGTTCTCCTTTTTGAGGGTGAAGGCGTACATGTATTCCACGTTGATGCCGGTGCCTTCCAGGACGCCGAGCACTTCGGCCAGGCCGCCGGGTTTGTCGGGCACTTCAATGGCGACGACGTCAGTGACCTTGACGACGAAGCCGTTTTTTTCGAGCAGCTCGCGGGCTTTTTCCCAGTCCCGCAGGATCAGGCGCAGGATGCCGAAGTTTTGGGTATCGGCGATGGAGAGGGTGGTGATGTTGATGCCTTCGGCCGCCAGGACGCGCATGGGGGCGCTGAGGGCGCCGGGTTTATTCTCCAGGAAGAGAGAGAGTTGTTTAAGTTTCATAAGCCGGGGGTGGTGAATTACATTTTGCGTTGATCAATGACCCGTTTGGCCTTGCCTTCGCTGCGCTGGAGCGTGCGGGGGGTGACCAGGCGGACGCGGGCGCGGATGCCCACGGTGCTTTCGATGGCATGGGCCAGCCGTTGTTGCAGGTTTTCCAGTGCGCCGATGGTGTCGCTGAAGACGTCGGCGGTGACTTCGACCTGCACTTCCATTTCGTCCAAACCTTTTTCGCGGGTAAGGATGATCTGGTAATGGGGCAGGGTGCCCTCGACGCTGAGCAGAGCGGCCTCAATCTGGGAGGGATACACATTAACCCCGCGGATGATGAACATGTCATCACTGCGGCGGGAGATGCGCTTGATGCGGCGGAGGGTACGTCCGCAGGCGCAGGGTTCGCTGGTCAGGGCGGTAATGTCGCGGGTGCGGTAGCGGATCATGGGCATGGCCTGCTTGGCGAGGGTGGTGAGCACCAGTTCGCCCTCCTGCTCATCGCCCAACACCTCGCCGGTTTGGGGGTCAATGATTTCGGGATAAAAGTAATCCTCGAAAATATGCGGCCCGCACTGGCACTGGCATTCCATGGCCACGCCGGGGCCGACAATTTCAGACAATCCGTAGATGTCGTAGGCTTTAATGCCGCTTTCGCTCTGGATGCGTTGGCGCATGTTTTCCGTCCAGGGCTCGGCGCCGAAGATGCCGGCGCGCAGGGGCAACTCGCGCAGGTCAATGCCCATTTCAGCGGCCTGGTCAAGGATGTGGAGGAAATAACTGGGTGTGCAACAGATGACGGTAACGCCAAAATCCTTCATGACCATGAGCTGGCGCTGCGTATTGCCGCCGCTAATGGGGATGACGGTGGCGCCCAGCCGTTCCGCGCCGTAGTGCGCTCCCAGGCCGCCAGTGAACAGGCCATAGCCGTAGGCGTTTTGAATGATGTCGCCTTCATGCACGCCGCAGGCGGCAAAGCTGCGGACCATGGCCTGGGTCCAGACCTCGATGTCGGCGGCGTTGTAGGCCACCACAATGGGCTTGCCGGTGGTGCCGCTGGAGGCGTGCAGGCGCACGATTTCATGCATTGGGCTGGCAAAGAGGCCGAAGGGGTAGGTGTCACGGAGGTCCGTTTTGACCATGAAGGGCAGCCGGCTGATGTCTTCCAGGCCGCGCAGGTCCGCGGGTTTGAGTCCGCGTTCGTCCATGCGCTGGCGAAAGAGGGCCTGGCGATCGTAGGCGCGCTGAACGATGGCCTTGAGCCGCTGCCATTGCAAGGCCCGCAGTTGAGCCGGCGGCAAGAAGTCCGGGGCGCTGACCGGATGAAACGGCAGGTCATTGACGGATTTGCTCATGAGAGATGGGGAGACGCGACGGGTTGCCTAAACGAAGGAAGGGGTTTATTGCCAAAACGCGATGAGCGCCGTGGGAGGTGGAACGCCCACGGTTGGCCATGTGACACAGCGGCCTCGTCTCTCGCGTGAACACCGGCGGCGAGCCTAACGCGGGAGCGGCGTCTGGAGCAACTGCAAATTCTGGGCCGGCGGGAAGGAAAAGTTGAAGGATAATTGCCCAGGCGCCTGACTCCACCATGAGGCTCAAAGGCTCAACGCAGGGTGGCCTCGTCCACCGGGCTGATCTGGATGCCCCAGTCGCCAACGTCCAGGCGGCTGTCAAACTGGCCGCCATCGTCCTTTTCATCCCAGCCGGGGGTGTAGATGAGGAGGGAGTCTGGGGCGACGATTTTGTAAATAAAAGGCGAGC
The nucleotide sequence above comes from Verrucomicrobiia bacterium. Encoded proteins:
- a CDS encoding phenylacetate--CoA ligase; translation: MSKSVNDLPFHPVSAPDFLPPAQLRALQWQRLKAIVQRAYDRQALFRQRMDERGLKPADLRGLEDISRLPFMVKTDLRDTYPFGLFASPMHEIVRLHASSGTTGKPIVVAYNAADIEVWTQAMVRSFAACGVHEGDIIQNAYGYGLFTGGLGAHYGAERLGATVIPISGGNTQRQLMVMKDFGVTVICCTPSYFLHILDQAAEMGIDLRELPLRAGIFGAEPWTENMRQRIQSESGIKAYDIYGLSEIVGPGVAMECQCQCGPHIFEDYFYPEIIDPQTGEVLGDEQEGELVLTTLAKQAMPMIRYRTRDITALTSEPCACGRTLRRIKRISRRSDDMFIIRGVNVYPSQIEAALLSVEGTLPHYQIILTREKGLDEMEVQVEVTADVFSDTIGALENLQQRLAHAIESTVGIRARVRLVTPRTLQRSEGKAKRVIDQRKM
- a CDS encoding ACT domain-containing protein, which encodes MKLKQLSLFLENKPGALSAPMRVLAAEGINITTLSIADTQNFGILRLILRDWEKARELLEKNGFVVKVTDVVAIEVPDKPGGLAEVLGVLEGTGINVEYMYAFTLKKENKGVLVFRFDDPDRAVQTLQAHHINVVDQLEIFRRANGEA